The window GGGTGTAGATATATTAATTTATTATGAATCTAATATAAACAAAGTATTAGATAAGATGAATACTCTAAAGCCTGATTTAACCCTCATAACTCTTACTGAATTCAAAACTGACAATAATGATAATTACTATATGAATAATTTAATTCAATTTGCTTCTAATAAAAAAAATATACCTTCATATTCCTTTTGGAGCAGCATGATAAGCACAGGTATAATTGGAGGATCTTTATGTGATGCATATGATTTAGGAAATACGTCAGGAAGGTTTGCTCTAAAAATAATGAAAAATCCTAAGTACGATGTTCATAAGGTATCTAATAAAAATAAATACATGTTTGATTATAATCAATTAACTAAATTTAATATACCAATAAATAATTTGCCACTTGGATCTAAAATCAAAAACAAACCATCTAATTTTTATAGTATATCTAAAGATATGATATATGCATTCGCGGTTTATATAATATTACTTTTAATTCTTGTAATATTTATACTTCTTGTAAATATAAATAAAATTAAAAAGCTACAAAAAATACTCAAATCAAGCACAGAGGACTATAAAAATTTGATTGAGTTTTTACCATTTGGAATATTAGTTCACGATAAAGGTAATATACTATTTGCCAATTCTGCATTTTTAAAATTGTTTAGATATAAAGATTTAGATTCTATAAGAAATACATCTTTATACAATTATATACACAAAGATTTTCATGAAAAAATAAAAGAAAGGTTAGAAGATCAACAGAAAAATATATATTCACCTTATATAGAAGAATTAGGTATAACTTCTGATGGTGAGCTTATAGATATAGAAGTGTGTGCATACCCATCATCCGATGATAAAAATTATACAGTTGCCGTAGTCAATGATTTAATAGAAAAAAGAAAAGCTGAAAAACTTAAAAATAAAATACTAGAAGAGGAAAAAAGACTGAAACAGGCTCTTGAATACGATAAATTGAAAACTGAATTTTTTTCAAATTTATCTCATGAACTTAAAACACCTCTTAATTTAATTTTTTCTATAACTCAATTAATAGAAAGTAATTTGAAAAATGATCAATTAGTTTGTACCTCAAGTAATACAAGTCACCACATAAATATCTTAAAACAAAACTGTTATAGAATGCTAAGACTAGTAAACAATCTTATAGATATAACAAAACTAGACTGTGGTTATTTTAATATAGAGCTTCAAAATCATAATATAGTAAGTCTTGTAGAAAATATAACTCTATCTGTAAGCGAATATATAAAAAACAAGCAAATATCTTTAATATTTGATACAAATGTTGAAGAAAAAATAATGGCTGTAGATCCAAATGCTATAGAAAGAATTATTCTTAATCTCCTATCTAATGCAATTAAGTTCACAGATTCAGGAGATTCGATTATAGTTGATTTATTAATCGAAGAAGAATATGTAACTATATCTATAAAGGACACAGGAATTGGTATCCCGAAAGATAAATTAAAAATAATATTCGATAGATTTAGACAGGTGGATAAATCTCTAACTAGAAATAGAGAAGGAAGCGGTATAGGTCTATCACTTGTAAAATCTCTAATAGACATGCATAATGGCTCTATAGATGTTAAAAGTGATTATGGATATGGCAGTGAATTCATAATAAAACTTCCTGTAACTACTGTAGATAATATAAATAAAGTAGATTCAGTTTATGTAAAAGATAAGTATATAGAAAAAATAAATATAGAGTTTTCAGATATATACTCTATATAAAAATTCGTCTAGTCGCTACGAACTGACTCATGTCGCCAACGATCCCTACCGGACTCCGTTGCTCAAAAATAGTTGTAAGTGTAGCTCGTAAAAAGGACCTAGGTTTCGTATAAATGAAATCTAGGTTCTTTTTTATCTTTTTTCTTAGTTGGTGGGTTATGAAAAACTAGCTACAAAAATACCGCTAATGTAACGATATTTGAATATAACTAAGCTTCTGTCTTATTAATAATTCTAAAATTTACGAACTCCATACGGTCAGACACGCAAATTTCTTAACGAATTATTAAACGCCAAAAACTAAGTTATATTAATCAAAATATCTAAAAACATTCACTAACATTTTTATAGCTAGTTTTAATGGTAGTATCACTATATTTTAAAATTTGATCTTACCCCATTTCATTCTGTTTCATGTATAATCACTATAATCTTGTAAACATTTTAGCTGTTTTTATATCTTCATCTCTTACCATAATCACGTAATCTTTTTTTATAAGCGTTAGCTTTATTTCACTTTTATATACTAAAAATGAGCCTTATTAAAATGTTAGCTACTTTTGATTTGATATTTTACTATAATACTTAGGTTGAGGCGTTGAAACATACGTTAAAAAACTTCTTATGTCTGACCGTAAAGGAGTTCAAGAAGTTTTAGTATATTTAGCCTTAGTATTATTTTTTCGTATCTCAAACTCTTTAAGTAGACATGTAAGATTTTTATTATAGACATCAACTTTATTTATATATCTACATACTAAAAAAGATGGTTATTTAAATGTTAGTGAATTTTTTAAATAGATTTCAATAAAACTTGTGTTGTATCGTTTGAATATACGTAAAAAAACTTCTTATGTCTGAGCCTAAGCGAGTTTAAGAAGTTTTAGTATATTTAATAAAATACAATACTTAGTTCTATAAATCTATTTAATGAATTCACGGTATTTAAATAATCATCTTTTTCAATTAACAACAAAAAACGCATAAAAAAAGATTACGTGGCTACGTCCTACTCTCCCAGGGGGCTGCCCCCCAAGTACCATCGGCGCTAAAGAGCTTAACTTCTGTGTTCGGAATGGGAACAGGTGTATCCTCTTTGCTGTAATAACCACATAATCTTATCCTATTGTAAAGCTAGTATTGATTTTATTAAAAATTAATACTTTCAAAATTGACCAGATTTAATAAAAGGTTAAGTCCTCGATCTATTAGTATTCATCAGCTGAACTCATTACTGAGCTTACACCTTGAACCTATCAACCAGGTAGTCTTCCTGGGATCTTACTCATAAAGATGGGAAATCTTATCTTGAGGTTGGCTTCGCGCTTAGATGCTTTCAGCGCTTATCCATTCCATACATAGCTACCCAGCTATGCCACTGGCGTGACAACTGGTGCACCAGAGGTATGTCCATCCCGGTCCTCTCGTACTAAGGACAGCTCCTCTCAAATTTCCTACGCCTGCGACGGATAGGGACCGAACTGTCTCACGACGTTCTGAACCCAGCTCGCGTACCACTTTAATGGGCGAACAGCCCAACCCTTGGGACCTACTACAGCCCCAGGATGTGATGAGCCGACATCGAGGTGCCAAACCTCCCCGTCGATGTGGACTCTTGGGGGAGATAAGCCTGTTATCCCCAGGGTAGCTTTTATCCGTTGAGCGATGGCCCTTCCACGCGGAACCACCGGATCACTAAGCCCGACTTTCGTCCTTGCTCGACCTGTATGTCTTGCAATCAAGCTCCCTTTTGCCTTTGCACTCTTCGCACGATTTCCGACCGTGCTGAGGGAACCTTTGGGCGCCTCCGTTACATTTTGGGAGGCGACCGCCCCAGTCAAACTGTCCACCTGACAGTGTCCCAAGACCAGATTCATGGTCTATGGTTAGAATCTCAATATTACAAGGGTGGTATCCCAAGGGTGACTCCACGAAAACTGGCGTTCTCGTATCTCAGTCTCCCACCTATCCTGTACATGTAATATCGAAATCCAATGCCAGGCTACAGTAAAGCTCCATGGGGTCTTTCCGTCCTGTCGCAGGTATCCGGCATCTTCACCGGAATTACAATTTCACCGAGTCTTTTGTTGAGACAGTGCCCAAATCGTTACGCCTTTCGTGCGGGTCGGAACTTACCCGACAAGGAATTTCGCTACCTTAGGACCGTTATAGTTACGGCCGCCGTTTACTGGGGCTTAAGTTCAATGCTTCGACTTGCGTCTAACACATCCCCTTAACCTTCCAGCACCGGGCAGGCGTCAGCTCCTATACATCGTCTTTCGACTTAGCAGAAACCTATGTTTTTGGTAAACAGTCGCTTGGGCCTATTCTCTGCGGCCTCTTCGGGCATACACCCTAATGAGGCACCCCTTATCCCTAAGTTACGGGGTCATTTTGCCGAGTTCCTTAACAAAAGTTCTCTCGCTAGCCTTAGAATTCTCTTCTCACCCACCTGTGTCGGTTTGCGGTACGGGTACCTTTAATCTCAGTAGAGGCTTTTCTTGACAGCATGAAATCGACTACTTCGCTACTTAATTTCGCTCCCCATCACACCTCAGAATTGCACCGACGGATTTGCCTATCAGTGCTCCCTTAATGCTTGGACCTACATCCAATAGTAGGATAGCCTATCCTTCTGTGTCACCCCATTCTTC is drawn from Tepidibacter hydrothermalis and contains these coding sequences:
- a CDS encoding ATP-binding protein, which gives rise to MTNKNKFWCLFISILLSNMLFLCNFYSFAEEKMNHILIINSQNMSIPYTHDVVRGIYSNLRGKNNIIHVENMDIQIKPDHKYFDTLYNLYKYKFKNYNFDIIIATDEDAYYFFEKYGDNLFENSPILFCGINEPSILNKIQSNKRFYVVEQSIDIEKTLNLANKIHPNNTIFIPVDPKLLSSHYMKLLNNQKKYYKDKGVDILIYYESNINKVLDKMNTLKPDLTLITLTEFKTDNNDNYYMNNLIQFASNKKNIPSYSFWSSMISTGIIGGSLCDAYDLGNTSGRFALKIMKNPKYDVHKVSNKNKYMFDYNQLTKFNIPINNLPLGSKIKNKPSNFYSISKDMIYAFAVYIILLLILVIFILLVNINKIKKLQKILKSSTEDYKNLIEFLPFGILVHDKGNILFANSAFLKLFRYKDLDSIRNTSLYNYIHKDFHEKIKERLEDQQKNIYSPYIEELGITSDGELIDIEVCAYPSSDDKNYTVAVVNDLIEKRKAEKLKNKILEEEKRLKQALEYDKLKTEFFSNLSHELKTPLNLIFSITQLIESNLKNDQLVCTSSNTSHHINILKQNCYRMLRLVNNLIDITKLDCGYFNIELQNHNIVSLVENITLSVSEYIKNKQISLIFDTNVEEKIMAVDPNAIERIILNLLSNAIKFTDSGDSIIVDLLIEEEYVTISIKDTGIGIPKDKLKIIFDRFRQVDKSLTRNREGSGIGLSLVKSLIDMHNGSIDVKSDYGYGSEFIIKLPVTTVDNINKVDSVYVKDKYIEKINIEFSDIYSI